In Streptomyces sclerotialus, one genomic interval encodes:
- a CDS encoding NAD-dependent epimerase/dehydratase family protein produces the protein MRVLLVGANGYLGRHVADRLLADPAVQLTALGRGDDADVRFDLASGSPGALTRFLDAVHPGVVINCAGATRGGARDLTRHNTVAVATICESLRRSGCGARLVHLGCASEYGPSQPGSSTAEDAVPRPGGPYGVSKLAATELVLGSGLDAVVLRIFSPVGPGTPAGSPLGRLAEAMRRAIQSGEGELKLGGLGVQRDFVDVRDVARAVHAASLSAAQGVVNIGTGKAVRLRETAAVLARVAGFGGALHELDTPPGYGPGGHAPGRVAIPGQGGDHPGGGLPAYPYPDGCGSWQQADVRTARDRLGWRPRIGLEESLADIWMEAACRI, from the coding sequence ATGAGGGTCCTGCTCGTCGGCGCCAACGGGTACCTGGGCCGGCACGTCGCCGACCGGCTGCTCGCCGACCCCGCCGTCCAGCTCACCGCGCTCGGCCGCGGCGATGACGCCGACGTCCGTTTCGACCTGGCCTCGGGCAGTCCCGGCGCGCTCACCCGCTTCCTGGACGCGGTGCACCCCGGCGTCGTGATCAACTGCGCCGGCGCCACCCGAGGCGGCGCCCGCGACCTGACCCGGCACAACACCGTCGCGGTCGCCACGATCTGCGAGTCGCTGCGGCGCAGCGGCTGCGGTGCCCGTCTGGTGCACCTCGGCTGCGCGTCCGAGTACGGGCCCTCGCAGCCGGGTTCGTCCACCGCCGAGGACGCGGTGCCGCGCCCCGGAGGCCCGTACGGCGTGAGCAAGCTCGCCGCGACCGAGCTGGTGCTCGGCTCCGGCCTGGACGCGGTGGTGCTGCGCATCTTCTCGCCGGTCGGGCCGGGTACGCCGGCCGGGTCGCCGCTGGGCAGGCTCGCCGAGGCGATGCGCCGCGCCATCCAGTCCGGCGAGGGTGAACTGAAGCTCGGCGGGCTCGGCGTGCAGCGGGACTTCGTCGACGTACGCGACGTGGCGCGCGCCGTGCACGCCGCCTCGCTGTCCGCCGCCCAGGGTGTGGTGAACATCGGCACGGGCAAGGCCGTACGACTGCGTGAGACCGCCGCCGTGCTCGCCAGGGTCGCCGGGTTCGGCGGCGCGCTGCACGAGCTGGACACGCCGCCCGGTTACGGCCCGGGGGGCCACGCACCGGGCCGGGTCGCGATCCCCGGCCAGGGCGGTGACCATCCCGGTGGCGGGCTGCCCGCCTACCCGTACCCGGACGGCTGCGGCAGCTGGCAGCAGGCCGACGTCCGGACCGCCCGCGACCGGCTCGGCTGGCGTCCGCGCATCGGACTGGAGGAGTCGCTCGCGGACATCTGGATGGAGGCCGCATGTCGCATCTGA
- a CDS encoding spherulation-specific family 4 protein: MSHLTAPTPSLEAALGAGPLGVGVPGYAHPLLAPAEWGELHRLAQEGPRPYGGGPLHWAVLNVADGPGSRPDPHCLAAAARLREAAAGQRRYTGERPPGPRLLGHLDTAYGSRSFGELVSEAHRYLDWYEVDGFLLDRCPTERTHLAETRRVATTLRALTDGAYLVLRHGEHPCAGYAESADQLITFAGPWTDYRWSQVAEWTADHPPERFCHLVHGVPRTHLEEALRIARWQGAGTVFFTDRRDTGTGDAWQTLPGYWDEFVSRIGPGVSE, encoded by the coding sequence ATGTCGCATCTGACCGCGCCGACCCCGAGCCTGGAGGCGGCGCTCGGCGCCGGCCCGCTCGGGGTCGGGGTGCCCGGTTACGCGCATCCGCTGCTCGCCCCGGCCGAGTGGGGCGAGCTGCACCGGCTGGCCCAGGAAGGCCCGCGCCCGTACGGCGGCGGGCCGCTGCACTGGGCGGTGCTGAACGTCGCCGACGGGCCCGGCTCCCGGCCCGATCCGCACTGTCTGGCCGCTGCCGCCCGGCTGCGGGAGGCAGCCGCCGGTCAGCGCCGGTACACCGGGGAGCGGCCGCCCGGCCCCCGGCTGCTCGGCCATCTGGACACGGCGTACGGCTCCCGGAGCTTCGGCGAGCTGGTGTCCGAGGCACACCGGTACCTCGACTGGTACGAGGTGGACGGCTTCCTTCTGGACCGCTGTCCCACAGAGCGGACACACCTCGCCGAGACCCGCCGCGTCGCCACTACGCTGCGGGCCCTGACGGACGGCGCGTACCTCGTCCTCCGGCACGGCGAGCACCCGTGTGCCGGGTACGCGGAGAGCGCCGACCAGCTGATCACCTTCGCCGGTCCGTGGACGGATTACCGCTGGTCACAGGTGGCGGAATGGACCGCGGACCATCCGCCGGAGCGGTTCTGCCACCTGGTGCACGGCGTGCCGCGCACGCACCTGGAGGAGGCGCTGCGCATCGCCCGGTGGCAGGGCGCGGGCACCGTCTTCTTCACCGACCGCCGGGACACCGGCACCGGGGACGCCTGGCAGACGCTGCCCGGTTACTGGGACGAATTCGTCTCGCGCATCGGACCTGGTGTCTCGGAATGA